A single window of Eucalyptus grandis isolate ANBG69807.140 chromosome 1, ASM1654582v1, whole genome shotgun sequence DNA harbors:
- the LOC104438018 gene encoding abscisic acid receptor PYL8 yields MNANAAAAANGCEIGSMEREYMRRHHRHEVAENQCSSALVKHIRAPVPLVWSLVRRFDQPQKYKPFVSRCVVRGNLEIGSLREVDVKSGLPATTSTERLELLDDDEHILSIRIIGGDHRLRNYSSIISVHPEIIEGRPGTLVIESFVVDVPEGNTKDETCYFVEALIKCNLKSLADVSERLAVQDRTEPIHMM; encoded by the exons atgaaTGCGAACGCCGCGGCGGCCGCGAACGGGTGCGAAATCGGGAGCATGGAGCGGGAGTACATGAGGAGGCACCACAGGCACGAGGTCGCGGAGAACCAGTGCAGCTCCGCGCTGGTGAAGCACATCAGGGCCCCCGTTCCCCTC GTCTGGTCTTTGGTGAGAAGGTTTGATCAGCCCCAGAAGtataaaccttttgtcagcAGATGCGTTGTGCGTGGAAATCTCGAAATTGGTAGTCTGAGGGAAGTTGATGTCAAGTCCGGACTTCCTGCCACTACAAGTACGGAGAGGTTAGAGCTTCTTGATGATGATGAGCATATCTTGAGCATCAGGATCATCGGTGGGGATCACAGGCTTAGG AACTACTCTTCAATCATTTCTGTTCATCCAGAAATCATTGAAGGGAGGCCAGGGACTTTGGTGATTGAATCGTTTGTGGTGGATGTTCCCGAGGGGAATACCAAGGATGAGACTTGCTACTTCGTGGAAGCCCTGATCAAGTGCAACCTTAAATCTCTTGCTGATGTCTCAGAGCGGCTAGCAGTGCAGGACCGGACTGAGCCCATCCACATGATGTGA